The Vibrio echinoideorum DNA window CAAAACCAGCACCGTTTAAACGGTGACATTCGTGGCGTTCGTGAAGTGCGTCTAACTGGCGCAGACGGCGAAGCTGTTGGTGTAGTAACAATCGCGGAAGCGATGGAAGCTGCAAATGAAGCTGGTATGGATCTCGTAGAGATCAGCCCTAACGCCGAGCCGCCAGTTTGTCGTGTGATGGACTACGGTAAGTTCCTCTTCGAGAAGAGCAAAGCTGCGAAAGAGCAGAAGAAAAAGCAAAAGCAGGTTCAGATCAAGGAAATTAAATTCCGACCTGGAACTGATATTGGAGACTATCAGGTAAAACTACGCAACCTGACTGGTTTCCTTGAAGACGGCAACAAAGTGAAGGTAACAATTCGCTTCCGTGGCCGCGAAATGGCTCACCAAGAAATCGGTGTTGACGTTCTTAATCGTTTGAAAATCGATACTGAAGAATTTGCAGTTGTCGAATCTTTCCCAACGAGAATTGAAGGTCGCCAGATGATCATGGTGTTGGCCCCTAAAAAGAAGTAATTAACGGCTTTACAAGTAATTAAACCTTGCAGCCATAGGCTGTAGGGTTTTATTCGCCCTAATTACTATGTTATTAACAACTCAACAATGCGGAGTTATTCATCATGCCTAAGATGAAAACCAACAAAGGTGCTGCTAAGCGTTTCCAGAAAACTGCTGGTGGTATTAAGTTTAAGCACGCTGGTAAACGTCACATCCTGACTAAGCGTACTACTAAGAACAAGCGTCAGCTACGTCCTAACTCAATCCTTCCAAAATGTGAAGTGGCTGCAGTTATTCGTATGATGCCATACGCTTAATTCTTTTTAGTTTATAAATTCGTTTAGTTTAGGAGAAGCATAATGCCTCGCGTAAAACGTGGTGTACAAGCTCGTGCACGTCATAAGAAAGTTCTAAAACAAGCTAAAGGTTACTACGGAGCACGTTCACGTGTTTATCGTGTAGCTTTCCAAGCAGTTACCAAAGCTGGTCAATACGCTTACCGTGACCGTCGCAACAAGAAACGTCAATTCCGTCAACTTTGGATTGCACGTATCAACGCGGCATCTCGTCAAAATGGTCTATCTTACAGCCGTTTCATCAATGGCCTTAAGAAAGCATCTATCGAGATCGATCGTAAGATTCTTGCTGACATCGCAGTATTCGACAAAGCAGCATTTGCTGTTCTAGTTGAAAAAGCGAAAGCATCTCTATAATTTAGAGTTAGCTTAAAGGTTTAAGAAAAGGAGAACTTCGGTTCTCCTTTTTTATTGCCTGTAATTTGGCTTTTGCATATTATCTCGTATCTCGTATCTCGTATCTCGTATCAGCAGTTTATCTTCCTAGATTTTATTCGCTTCGTTCTCCGTTCTGTTATATAACTTAGCCTCAATATTACCTTTAATTAACGCTAGGTTTTCTATGAACACACCTACCACTATGACGTTCTTCGAACGTTTTGAAACTGATATCCTTTCTGGCAAAAAGACCATTACGATTCGTGATGAATCTGAGCGCGATTACCAGCCTGGCAGTGTTGTAGAAGTATCAACGCTAGAGCAGGGACGTGTATTCTGTAATCTTAAGATCATTAGCGTAGAGCCAATCTTGTTTGATGACTTAGGCGAGTTCCATGCGGAGCAAGAGAACATGACGCTAGAAGTCCTGAAGGGTGTGATTCAAGATATCTACCCAGGGATCTCTGAGCTTTATGTCGTCTCTTATGAGTTGGTAGCTTAAGCCTTATTGGATTGGATTGGATTGACTAGCTAGGGATTGCAATTAATGAGTAATAACCAGCAGACACTGCTTCAGCTTTATTGTCGTGAACAACAAGACCAAACGTTACTGTCTAAGTATGACCTTGATAGTGATCTGAGTGAGAGTGCCGATTATTTAAAGTGGTGCGAGAGTAAAAGAAACTTTGTTGAAGAAGATGTCTTAGGGCGGACTTGGGTAAAAAGTTGCCCAGCAGGGTACATTACTGAGGTGCACTTTCATTCGAATGGTAGCTTAACTGAATATCGTTTGTTTGACCGGTTTGAAACCCAAGGCAATTGGTTGCTGAAAAGCGGGTTGCTGCAAGTTGAAATTAATAAAGGTGACAATCGTTACCAGTTTGATGTTGTCGCGTGTAAAGACCTCAATATTCATTCGGCAGTGGAATATAAGAATCAAGAACTCCACTCTTACCTTAAGCTTGTTCAAGTGGAAGCTAGTTAAGTCATTCGCAACATAAATAAGCCAAACTTGAGTTTTATTCTGATTGGATTCATCAAATTCCAAAGCAAAAAAAGCTAACGATTAACGTTAGCTTTTTCATTTATGGAGAAACTTGATTGAATGCTTAAGCTTGGTAGCTCTTATGCGTGATAGCTTTCGAGTTTCTTATACAGCTCTGAATTGATGTCACTTGCAGCGCAAACCGTCAATAGGTCTTCAATAAAGTACTTTAATGCACGTGCTTCAATTCGACGAATGCCTTGTTGCTGCTCTTCAGTCAGGTAACCGTAGATAGTTGCAGCTCCGAAGTCACCAAAGATCATCTGACCTTGTTCATTGACCAAGGTGTTGTGCGCGTACAAATCACCGTGACAAACTTTGTTTTGATGAAGGTGTTCAAACACATCGATCATCTGCTCGGTAATGCTATTGATCTGAGCAATTGAAAGCTCAAAGCCTTCGTTGAACGTATCGCGAGTACAGCTTTCAAGAGTAGGGGGCAAACCTAGGTTGTAATAGCTGCTTGGGATAAGTTCCATGACCAAAGCCAAATAGTCATCTTCATCAACTTGGGCAATAGATTTCACTAAATTGCCATGGTAGCCAGTCTGCAAACAAGCTTCTAGCTCATCGTGTGGGTAGCCATCACTGGTGACTTCGCCTTTGAATACTTTAACGGCCACTTCTTGTGGGAAATCAAAGTCACTGTTTAACCAGTTAGCATGAGAAATCACGCCAGATGCACCTTGGCCCAGCACTTGATTGAGTGAGTAGCATTGCGAACTCACGGCAGGCACGCTATCTAAGCTGCTTGGGTGTTTGCAAAACGGGTTACCCGCAAAGGCTAACCAAGCCAGTTTTGGTAGCTTGATAAGGAACTCTGGGAATTCAGTCAGTTGGTTTGCAGATAGGCGAACTAGCTCAAGGCTTGATAGGTTTTCCATGCTTTCTGGTAAAACGCGAATCTTGTTACCCGCTAATGCGAGTTTTTGTAGGCGTGGTCTTTCACCTAAAGAGTGAGGGAGAACCTCGATCGCATTGTCTGTCAGGATTAACCAACGTAACTGAACTGGCAAAGATTGCTCGCTAACGGTTTTGATTTGGTTCGTTTTGAAGCCAACCATTTCAAGCTTAGGAAGGGTACCGAGAACATCAGGAAGGTGCGTAAACAGGTTATTTGACGCGAAGATAATACGCAGGTTGGTCAGTTGCGATAACTCTTCAGGTAAATCTGACAGTTGATTACCTGATAGGTCTAGAATCTCAAGAGAATCAGCGAGTTCTAAGATCTCTAAAGGAAACTCAGTGAGACCTTCTGACAGTTGTAAGCGCTTAATACCTTTGAATTGCCCTGATTTTAATTGTTCTAGAGTATGCAAACCTTAGCCTTATGAATAGATGTTCGAGGCGCGTAGTTTACTTGTCTCAATCGAGAAAGGCGAGCACCGAACGATGCTCGCCTAGCTAAACTAAGTGAACGAATTTACGAGGCTAAAGCTCGATATGGTTTTGGCTAACACCGATCTCCTCAACAAAATCGCTATCATGACTCACCAAGATGAACGCGCCTTGGTATTCACGCAAAGCGGACGCCAATATTTGTTTTGAGTCGATGTCTAGGTGGTTGTCCGGTTCATCGAGCAATAGAAGCGGGGTGTCTTGTTTATGGCTGACGATTAACATCGCTAACTTCATTTTCTCGCCACCACTGAGATGAGCTACTTGTCGATATACCGAGTTTCGCTTGAATCCAATTCCAGCCAACAAGGTTCGTGCGTCACTTTCTGTTAGCCCAAAGCTGTGTGTCATCAGACTATCGAACATGGTGTCGTTGATGTCTAACAGGCCAAAGTGTTGATCCAAGTATACCGTCGCCCGTAAGCGCTTAATGGATCCGATATAGTTCGAGTGTTGGCCGTGAATAGCTTTTAACAGTGTCGATTTTCCGCACCCATTAGCCCCGGTTAGATAGTATCGTTCTCCTTGTGATAGAGAGAAGCTGATAGGATCACCAGAACCAAAACTTAGGCGACACTCTTCAACGGTTAATAGTGAGTGTTTTTTAGAAGCATTCGCTTGTTGTAGATACAATGCTTGCGGCTTCAGTTGCTCTTTTTGTTCTTTAAGAGATTGAAGTTTATGTTGGTTTTGATCCTTTAAGTTCTTGTGGTTTGTTGCCGATGCTCCTTGGGCTCGCCCTGCTTTATCTTTCATTGCATCCAATAATATCTTGGGTTGGCTACCCGACTTTCGGAGTCGGTTACCTTGAGACTCTCGTTGTTGTGCTTTTTCCTTGTTAGTCTGAGCTTGGCGCTCGAGTCGTTTCTTCTCCGATTGATGATGCGTTATCTGCTTGTCCAGAGCTTCACTTTGACTCGACATTTGCGTGAAGTAATCATCGTAATTCCCTTTGTAGAAGCGCATGCCCAAACTATTGAGGTGATAGATCCCTTCCATGTGTCTCAATAAGCTTCGGTCGTGACTGACGACAAGCACTTTACCTTCAAATAACTGACACTGCTCTAGTAACCAATTGCGTCCATCGCTATCCAAATGGTTTGAAGGTTCGTCGAGAATCAGTATGTCGTGGTTTGATACGAATAACCGATGAAGCTGTAATAGGGCGAGTTGTCCACCGCTCAATGTATGGCACGGTGTGGTCAACCCACTGGTTATTTTCAATGTGGCTAAAAGTTGCTTGGTGTTCGCTTGTAAATCCCAATCCTCCCCAACGATATTGAAGTGCTGAAGTTCGCAGCTGCCTTGTTCTATGGCGTGTAATGCGTCTAACTTTTCGGTGATCCCCAAGAAGTCAGCAATGCTGATTGCGCTATCCAATAGCTCGGAAGGTAACTGGGAGTAGAAGCCGATCGAGCCTTGTTTGGAAACACTGCCTGATGTGGGTTGCGTTTTCCCGACCAGTAACGAAAGTAGTAATGACTTTCCAGCGCCATTTCTTCCGACTAAGCCTGTCAGGCGACTGCTCAAACTAAAGGTGATATCTTTGAATAACCACTCACCAGTATCGAGTTGGAATGAGAGATTGTTGGCTAATATAGTAGGCATAGAAATACCTCCCTTTACGTGTAAACGAGTAAAAGGGGTGAGGCGCTTTTTTGCATAGATTCCTACGTGGGATTCTATGTCTAGATCGCCAAAGACGTTACTTAAGTAGGATGACAGCAAAAGATAGAGATTATCTTGCTGAAGTGCTTTCTTTATTCAAGGTGCAGATCTTAAAGAGGTTGGTCTTAAATTGACTGCTCTTCAATAGCTTGATTTTTCAAGAAATAGATGACGAAGTAACGCCCACTAACCCCGAGAGTCCAAATGATTTTTATAAAAATAAATCGGATGTCAGGATGTTAGTACTTCATTATGGCGTTATTCTCTTTTGAAATGATGGTGGGATGTTACTGAAAGAAGGTACTGGAAGTCAATATGATGAAGTGACTAAAATGTATCCAAATAATTAAAGCGCCAGTAAGGCGCTCTAGATCGTTCTTTGGAAAGCTAGATTTTTTGAAGAACGTGGGAATTACCGTTTTTGACCACCAACGGCTCGCCAACACATATCAAAGCTATCGCTGATGTACTTGGCTAATTGATCTGGTGGTAACTCATTCTGCTCAATCAACCAGTTTGCACAAATCAAAAAGTGGCTGTGGATGAAGTGCCTAACAAGATTGATGTCTAACACCATCAGCTCACCGGCTTCTTGTCCTTTCAAAACGATTTCATCTAGCGATGCGAACATCTGTGAGACGATAACTTCTCGAGTTTGAGTCGTCGGATCGAAATGAACATTGGTGAAGAACTTCATCGCAACTGGATTTTCTAACGCCCACTCAAGCCCTGTGATCCACATGAACTTTAATGCTTGATAGCGATCTTGTTCAGAGACATCTGTGTGTTTAGCCAGCGTAGTGAATAGCTCAAGTTTCAGTTCGCGAAATAGTTCATCAATTAACAGCGACTTATTCTCGAAGTGGTGAAACAGTGTCGCTTTCGCTACGCCTGCCGTTTTCGCTATTTGTCCGGTAGATGTGCCCTCTAGCCCTTGCTGAGAGAAGAGTAAGAGCGCAGCATCTAAGATTTTTTGCCTTTTTGTAATCATCTATTTAGTACTTTGAACAGAAGCTTTTTAATTGGGTTATTGTAAGGAGGGTGCATTAACTTGGTGAAGTTAATTTTTCCTCTGCTTAGAACGGTTTTAGCATGGCTAAAGGTCTTGAAGCCTTCAATGCCGTGGTAGTGTCCCATGCCTGAAGGGCCGATGCCACCGAACGGTGCATCTTCTGCTGCCACATGCACTAGAGAGTCGTTAATACAAACACCGCCAGAATGTGTGTTCGATAAGAACTGGTCTTGGGTCTGCTTATCATGACTCATCAGGTACAAAGCAAGTGGACGTTCTCTTGCCGTGATGTAGTTGATCGCTTCTTCAATAGAATCATAAGGCACGATAGGCAGAACTGGGCCAAACAGTTCTTCTTGCATTGCGACCATGTCGTCGTTCACTTCGGTTAGAAGATGCGGTGTCATTCTATGGTTCACATCGTCTTGTGCTTGTTCGGTTACCGTGTGAACAACTGCGCCTTTCGATTGCGCATCTGTAATCACACCCTTCAAGCGATTGTATTGACGCATATCGATCACTGAAGTTAAGTCTTTGCTCTCAATGCCTGCTTTATACAGCTTTTTGAAGTATTGCTTATAAGCTGTGATGAACGCATCGACTTTTTCTCGTGGCAATAAGATGTAATCAGGCGCTACACAAATCTGGCCAGCGTTTAAGCTTTTTGCAAACAGGATACGCTCAACGGCGTCAGCGATATCAAAGTCAGGGGCAATAATCGTTGGAGATTTGCCGCCCAATTCTAAAGTCACTGGCGTCAAGTTGTCGGCTGCTGCTCTCATTACGTGCTTACCCACAGAGGTCGAGCCTGTGAATAGGATATGGTCAAACGGCAGTTGGCTAAATTTCGCGGAAACGTCAGCTTCTCCTTCGATGATCGCAACCTGATCTTCACTAAAGCCTTCAGCCAACATTGCTTTCAAAACTCGATTGGTCGCAGGAGTAAACTCGGACATCTTGAGCATTGCAGTGTTGCCCGCCGCTAACGCAGTGATGAGAGGGCCTAAAGAGAGCATTATAGGAAAGTTCCAAGGAACGATAATGCCCACAACGCCTACCGGTTGATAGTGAACAGTGATCTTCGCTGGCGTTAGCATCAAGCCTGCTTTTCTACGAGATGGCTTTAACCATTTCTTAAGGTTCTTAGCACTGTAATTGATTTGGTGAAGAGAAGGGGTGATATCAGCAATCAAGCTGTCGTGTTTTGCTCGATGGCCATAATCTTCAGACACCGCATCAATCAATTGCTCTTGGTAGCGCATTAGCAACGCTTTTAATACTGAGAGATCTTTTCTTCTCTGCTCAAGCGATGGATTAACATTATTACGGTAGTGATCTTTTTGTCGGTTGAACATTTGATCCATGTCGTTGATGTTCGACGTGTTTGGTTCAAGGTCTAGATTATGACTCATAGTATTCCCTAAATCTGAAGGCTGACCGATTGATTGGTCAGTTGAAGTTACTAGAAGATATTGGTGTTTACAAGAGATGAGCGGAAAAAGTTCAATATTTGAGCGTTTACAACATTGAAGTGAGCGAGTTTTAGTTGGAAGAACGAAGTGTTAATAGGCCTCGAATCGCGGGATACAAGTTGTGTTAGTGATAGCGAGAGTTCAGATTGGGAAGTGCTCATATTTGTCACAACACTGACTTAACTTGACCAGATTAGCTAAGAATTTTATGTGTCTTTCGTATTTTATGCACCTTATCTTTTGTTAGAAAGTGCTGTAAATCTAATGCGCTTTAGCCTGTTTTTTGACCTAAAACCTTGTAATACCTTACCTGTCACTTTAAGTCGGATTGTCGATAAAAAAACGTAATCGTAACCACAAATATCAATGGTTGGACTCGCTCTTAATAATATCGGTTAATGCAGCCAACAAATCGTTTTCTAACGTTTTTGTTGGGTTATACCTCGCTATTCCACTGAGGTATCTTCTGTCGATGGCCCTATAGTGTGAGGTCTCTAGAATTGGAAAATTCGGTTAATTTGGAACGCATCCGTGCTGAGTATAATGTAAAGCACTGGAGCCAAGGTTTTTATGGAATTGATGATAACGGCGAGGTGTATGTTTCACCGAGCGAAACCGATCATCAAGTTCCGCTAAGTCAGATCGTAAAACAGTTAGAGCTGCGAAATATTGGTTTGCCTGCTCTTGTGCGTTTCCCTCAAATTGTGCATCAACGTGTGCATAATATCTGTAACGCATTTAACCAAGCGATCGACGAATATCAGTACGACAACCGTTACCTGCTTGTTTACCCGATTAAGGTGAACCAGCAGAAAGAAGTGGTTGATGAGATCTTAGCGAGCCAAGCTCAATTAGAGCAGAAGCAATTGGGCCTAGAAGCGGGTAGCAAGCCTGAACTATTAGCGGTATTGGCGCTGGCTCAAAAAGCGAGCTCAGTGATCGTATGTAATGGGTATAAAGACAGAGAATACATCCGTCTTGCGCTTATTGGCGAAAAACTAGGCCACAAAGTATTCATCGTTTTAGAGAAGTTGTCAGAGCTTGATCTTGTCCTTTCTGAAGCAAAAGCGCTTGGCGTGAAACCTCGTTTAGGTTTGCGTATTCGTCTTGCTTCTCAAGGCGCTGGTAAATGGCAAGCAAGTGGTGGTGAGAAGTCGAAGTTCGGTTTGTCTGCATCACAAGTGCTGACTGTCATTGAACGCTTGAAAGCAGAAGAGCAACTTGATGTTCTAGAGTTAGTGCATTTCCATCTTGGCTCACAAATGGCCAATATTCGTGATGTACGAAATGGCGTGAGCGAAGCGGCGCGTTTCTACTGTGAACTGCGCGATATCGGTGCTCAATTGAAGTACCTCGATGTCGGTGGCGGCTTGGCGGTGGATTACGACGGTACACGCAGCCAGTCGTCAAACTCAATGAACTACGGCTTGCTTGAGTACGCTCGTAACATCGTGATGACAGTAGGGGATATTTGTAAACTCTACAATCAGCCACAACCTGTGATTATTTCTGAATCTGGTCGTTCGTTGACTGCGCATCATGCCGTGCTTGTGACCAACGTGATTGGCAC harbors:
- the infC gene encoding translation initiation factor IF-3 → MRLTGADGEAVGVVTIAEAMEAANEAGMDLVEISPNAEPPVCRVMDYGKFLFEKSKAAKEQKKKQKQVQIKEIKFRPGTDIGDYQVKLRNLTGFLEDGNKVKVTIRFRGREMAHQEIGVDVLNRLKIDTEEFAVVESFPTRIEGRQMIMVLAPKKK
- the rpmI gene encoding 50S ribosomal protein L35 yields the protein MPKMKTNKGAAKRFQKTAGGIKFKHAGKRHILTKRTTKNKRQLRPNSILPKCEVAAVIRMMPYA
- the rplT gene encoding 50S ribosomal protein L20, coding for MPRVKRGVQARARHKKVLKQAKGYYGARSRVYRVAFQAVTKAGQYAYRDRRNKKRQFRQLWIARINAASRQNGLSYSRFINGLKKASIEIDRKILADIAVFDKAAFAVLVEKAKASL
- the yqfB gene encoding N(4)-acetylcytidine aminohydrolase, which gives rise to MNTPTTMTFFERFETDILSGKKTITIRDESERDYQPGSVVEVSTLEQGRVFCNLKIISVEPILFDDLGEFHAEQENMTLEVLKGVIQDIYPGISELYVVSYELVA
- a CDS encoding leucine-rich repeat-containing protein kinase family protein; the encoded protein is MHTLEQLKSGQFKGIKRLQLSEGLTEFPLEILELADSLEILDLSGNQLSDLPEELSQLTNLRIIFASNNLFTHLPDVLGTLPKLEMVGFKTNQIKTVSEQSLPVQLRWLILTDNAIEVLPHSLGERPRLQKLALAGNKIRVLPESMENLSSLELVRLSANQLTEFPEFLIKLPKLAWLAFAGNPFCKHPSSLDSVPAVSSQCYSLNQVLGQGASGVISHANWLNSDFDFPQEVAVKVFKGEVTSDGYPHDELEACLQTGYHGNLVKSIAQVDEDDYLALVMELIPSSYYNLGLPPTLESCTRDTFNEGFELSIAQINSITEQMIDVFEHLHQNKVCHGDLYAHNTLVNEQGQMIFGDFGAATIYGYLTEEQQQGIRRIEARALKYFIEDLLTVCAASDINSELYKKLESYHA
- a CDS encoding ABC-F family ATP-binding cassette domain-containing protein, with amino-acid sequence MPTILANNLSFQLDTGEWLFKDITFSLSSRLTGLVGRNGAGKSLLLSLLVGKTQPTSGSVSKQGSIGFYSQLPSELLDSAISIADFLGITEKLDALHAIEQGSCELQHFNIVGEDWDLQANTKQLLATLKITSGLTTPCHTLSGGQLALLQLHRLFVSNHDILILDEPSNHLDSDGRNWLLEQCQLFEGKVLVVSHDRSLLRHMEGIYHLNSLGMRFYKGNYDDYFTQMSSQSEALDKQITHHQSEKKRLERQAQTNKEKAQQRESQGNRLRKSGSQPKILLDAMKDKAGRAQGASATNHKNLKDQNQHKLQSLKEQKEQLKPQALYLQQANASKKHSLLTVEECRLSFGSGDPISFSLSQGERYYLTGANGCGKSTLLKAIHGQHSNYIGSIKRLRATVYLDQHFGLLDINDTMFDSLMTHSFGLTESDARTLLAGIGFKRNSVYRQVAHLSGGEKMKLAMLIVSHKQDTPLLLLDEPDNHLDIDSKQILASALREYQGAFILVSHDSDFVEEIGVSQNHIEL
- a CDS encoding TetR/AcrR family transcriptional regulator, yielding MITKRQKILDAALLLFSQQGLEGTSTGQIAKTAGVAKATLFHHFENKSLLIDELFRELKLELFTTLAKHTDVSEQDRYQALKFMWITGLEWALENPVAMKFFTNVHFDPTTQTREVIVSQMFASLDEIVLKGQEAGELMVLDINLVRHFIHSHFLICANWLIEQNELPPDQLAKYISDSFDMCWRAVGGQKR
- a CDS encoding coniferyl aldehyde dehydrogenase; this encodes MSHNLDLEPNTSNINDMDQMFNRQKDHYRNNVNPSLEQRRKDLSVLKALLMRYQEQLIDAVSEDYGHRAKHDSLIADITPSLHQINYSAKNLKKWLKPSRRKAGLMLTPAKITVHYQPVGVVGIIVPWNFPIMLSLGPLITALAAGNTAMLKMSEFTPATNRVLKAMLAEGFSEDQVAIIEGEADVSAKFSQLPFDHILFTGSTSVGKHVMRAAADNLTPVTLELGGKSPTIIAPDFDIADAVERILFAKSLNAGQICVAPDYILLPREKVDAFITAYKQYFKKLYKAGIESKDLTSVIDMRQYNRLKGVITDAQSKGAVVHTVTEQAQDDVNHRMTPHLLTEVNDDMVAMQEELFGPVLPIVPYDSIEEAINYITARERPLALYLMSHDKQTQDQFLSNTHSGGVCINDSLVHVAAEDAPFGGIGPSGMGHYHGIEGFKTFSHAKTVLSRGKINFTKLMHPPYNNPIKKLLFKVLNR
- the speA gene encoding arginine decarboxylase gives rise to the protein MERIRAEYNVKHWSQGFYGIDDNGEVYVSPSETDHQVPLSQIVKQLELRNIGLPALVRFPQIVHQRVHNICNAFNQAIDEYQYDNRYLLVYPIKVNQQKEVVDEILASQAQLEQKQLGLEAGSKPELLAVLALAQKASSVIVCNGYKDREYIRLALIGEKLGHKVFIVLEKLSELDLVLSEAKALGVKPRLGLRIRLASQGAGKWQASGGEKSKFGLSASQVLTVIERLKAEEQLDVLELVHFHLGSQMANIRDVRNGVSEAARFYCELRDIGAQLKYLDVGGGLAVDYDGTRSQSSNSMNYGLLEYARNIVMTVGDICKLYNQPQPVIISESGRSLTAHHAVLVTNVIGTESYSPEDMAAPEADAPMLLNNMWKNFLELDAGNDDRALIEIYNDTQSDIAEAHNQFATGMLNLQHRAWAEQMSLRINYELSSRMSTKNRYHRPILDELSERLADKFFVNFSLFQSLPDAWGIDQVFPVLPLSGLDNADERRAVVLDITCDSDGTIDQYVDGQGIETTLPVPAWNPDEPYLMGFFLVGAYQEILGDMHNLFGDTHSVVVNVDESGEANIDYINEGDTVEDMMRYVHIDTDLIRQNYKELVTAKVPAQEQQSVLEELEQGLMGYTYLEDF